DNA from Mucilaginibacter mallensis:
TGAACTACGATCGCTGGAGTATATGCAGCCCTGCCTGCTCTTTTGGCGACGAACTTAAAGTGCCGGTATACCAATTTCTGAAGGGGCCACTGATCCGCAAATATGGTGAGGCATGGTACCAGGAGCTGGAAGATACCGTTGCTGGGATATAATAAGCTGCCTTCTTATATCTTTCCGTCATGCTGAACTTGTTTCAGCATCCCACAAAATGAGCAATCATGCAAGTTCCACACATTGCTAATGAGGTGCTGAAACAAGTTCAGCATGACTTAAATGTTGGACGCATCCTACTGTATTAAAGAAAAAACTCCACAACTCTTCATACCATACCCTGCTTTTGCAATTAAATTGATAATATTGTAATATTATAAGCTTATTATAATATTATTGATGAAAGTAGCTTTAATAACAGGTGTAACAGGGCAGGATGGCGCTTACTTAGCTGAGTTTCTATTGAAAAAGGGCTATGAAGTGCATGGTGTTAAAAGAAGGGCTTCATCATTTAATACAGAACGCATTGATCATCTGTATCACGACCCGCATGAGCCGAATGTTAAATTCAAGCTGCATTACGGCGATCTTACCGACTCAACCAATCTGATAAGGCTTGTACAGGAAATACAGCCTGATGAAATATATAATCTTGCCGCTCAAAGCCACGTTAAAGTGAGTTTTGATACACCTGAGTATACTGCCAATGCCGATGGTGTTGGGGTACTACGTATACTTGAAGCTGTACGATTATTGGGCCTTACCCAAAAAACACGTATTTACCAAGCATCTACCTCCGAGCTTTATGGCCTGGTACAGGCAGTGCCGCAAAGTGAAACTACGCCATTTTATCCACGCTCGCCATATGCGGTAGCCAAATTATACGGCTACTGGATCATCGTAAACTATCGCGAAGCTTATAATATGTATGCCTGCAACGGTATATTATTTAACCACGAAAGCCCGGTACGGGGTGAAACTTTTGTAACCCGTAAAATTACCCGCGCGGCATCAAAAATTGCGTTAGGTTTGCAAACTTGTTTATATGTAGGTAACTTGTCGGCACAGCGCGATTGGGGCCATGCTAAAGACTATATTGAGGCTATGTGGCTGATGCTGCAGCAGGATACCCCCGAAGATTACGTAATTGCTACAGGTGTAACAACAACCGTACGCGATTTTATA
Protein-coding regions in this window:
- the gmd gene encoding GDP-mannose 4,6-dehydratase, whose product is MKVALITGVTGQDGAYLAEFLLKKGYEVHGVKRRASSFNTERIDHLYHDPHEPNVKFKLHYGDLTDSTNLIRLVQEIQPDEIYNLAAQSHVKVSFDTPEYTANADGVGVLRILEAVRLLGLTQKTRIYQASTSELYGLVQAVPQSETTPFYPRSPYAVAKLYGYWIIVNYREAYNMYACNGILFNHESPVRGETFVTRKITRAASKIALGLQTCLYVGNLSAQRDWGHAKDYIEAMWLMLQQDTPEDYVIATGVTTTVRDFIKMAFAELGIEIEFSGKDENERGVIIDIDEQKIEEMGLSADALRFGQTVVKVDPKYFRPTEVDLLIGDATKANEKLGWKPKYDLQALVSDMMQSDLHLVKKDDYLKKGGFQTLNYFE